The Miscanthus floridulus cultivar M001 chromosome 7, ASM1932011v1, whole genome shotgun sequence genome includes a region encoding these proteins:
- the LOC136467354 gene encoding two-component response regulator-like PRR1, with protein MVGGGEGDRVGGGGVGVGGGQQFVDRSKVRILLCDGDATSSREVLRLLCNCSYHVTCAKSPRQVINILNYEGGEIDIILAEVDLPVSKCLKMLKYIARNKDLRHIPIIMMSNRDEVSVVVKCLRLGAAEYLVKPLRTNELLNLWTHVWRRRQMLGLPEKNFFNDNFELVLSEPSDANTNSTTLLSDETDDRPKENMNQETGTSNQLEYESNPSVTEPDQRDKMEGVPGSVLDASQASFPGRMFSHPIKTNLRIAESSAFLAYVKTSTPTTSSFDSELQRGGSRLDSLDNQGNCSSATDRSDTGTDVNIRNKEAFEMPVQYPMVCFSSSNIHMERSNEGHNDTSGTPPVYHFPFYYPGMVEHNMAVSSVQNFQANMNNAQAHTPPTMLPQYNVYPQCHGLPMISSFQFNPAGMNMHLSSSHLPTQNVWSSASSTPMPEETCNRSERRAAALAKFRQKRKERCFDKKVRYVNRKKLAETRPRVRGQFVRQASNTDITSTGDDISEDEDDDPSSREVDMVSSPE; from the exons ATGGTGGGCGGCGGCGAGGGGGATCGCGTGGGCGGCGGCGGTGTGGGGGTTGGGGGAGGCCAGCAGTTCGTGGACCGGAGCAAGGTGAGGATTCTTCTCTGCGACGGCGACGCCACCAGCTCCCGGGAGGTGCTACGGCTCCTCTGCAACTGCTCATACCATG TAACTTGCGCCAAGTCTCCGCGGCAGGTGATCAATATTCTCAACTACGAGGGCGGCGAGATCGACATCATCCTGGCTGAGGTTGATCTGCCGGTCTCCAAGTGCCTCAAGATGCTCAAGTACATTGCCAGGAACAAGGACCTGCGCCACATCCCCATCATCA TGATGTCCAACAGAGATGAGGTATCTGTTGTTGTCAAGTGCTTGCGGCTTGGTGCGGCCGAGTACCTGGTGAAGCCGCTGCGCACGAATGAGCTGCTGAACCTCTGGACCCATGTGTGGCGGCGGAGACAGATG CTTGGTTTGCCCGAGAAAAACTTCTTCAATGACAACTTCGAGTTGGTGCTCTCAGAACCTAGTGATGCCAATACCAATAGCACCACCCTCCTCTCAGACGAGACTGACGATAGGCCTAAAGAAAATATGAATCAAGAAACAGGCACCTCAAATCAACTTGAATACGAG TCTAATCCTTCTGTCACTGAGCCTGACCAGAGAGACAAGATGGAGGGTGTACCAGGCTCTGTCCTAGATGCCAGTCAAGCAT CCTTTCCGGGAAGAATGTTTTCACACCCTATAAAAACGAACCTGAGGATTGCTGAGTCGTCTGCATTTCTAGCATATGTTAAGACAAGCACACCAACCACCAGCTCATTTGATAGCGAATTACAAAGAGGTGGCAGTCGGTTAGATTCTTTGGATAACCAGGGTAATTGCTCTAGTGCAACCGATAGAAGTGACACCGGTACTGATGTAAATATTCGAAATAAAGAAGCTTTTGAGATGCCTGTGCAGTACCCTATGGTATGCTTTTCTTCCTCTAACATACATATGGAGCGAAGCAATGAAGGCCATAATGATACTTCAGGAACTCCACCTGTATACCATTTCCCATTTTATTATCCAGGGATGGTAGAGCACAACATGGCAGTTTCATCAGTGCAAAATTTTCAAGCAAACATGAACAATGCTCAAGCACACACACCACCAACGATGCTTCCTCAGTACAATGTTTATCCTCAATGCCATGGTTTACCTATGATATCATCATTTCAGTTTAATCCTGCTGGCATGAATATGCACTTAAGTTCAAGTCACTTACCGACGCAAAATGTGTGGTCATCGGCATCAAGCACACCAATGCCTGAGGAAACATGCAATCGCTCTGAAAGGAGGGCTGCAGCACTTGCCAAATTCAGGCAAAAAAGGAAAGAGCGCTGCTTTGACAAGAAGGTGAGGTATGTGAACCGGAAGAAACTTGCTGAAACAAGGCCTAGGGTGCGAGGTCAATTTGTTAGACAGGCAAGCAATACAGATATCACCAGCACTGGAGATGATATCTCTGAAGACGAAGATGACGATCCATCGTCCAGGGAGGTAGATATGGTTTCCTCTCCAGAGTAG
- the LOC136463872 gene encoding glutaredoxin-C4, chloroplastic-like, protein MALEKAKEIVASSPVVVFSKTYCPYCTRVKQLLGQLGASYKAIELDVESDGAELQSALAEWTGQKTVPNVFVKGERIGGCDATMAMHDGGKLVPLLSEAGAIATATATATATPSL, encoded by the exons ATGGCTCTCGAGAAGGCCAAGGAGATCGTCGCCTCCTCCCCCGTCGTCGTCTTCAG CAAAACTTACTGTCCTTACTGCACCCGAGTGAAGCAATTGTTAGGACAGCTGGGGGCAAGTTACAAGGCTATTGAGTTGGATGTGGAAA GTGATGGCGCTGAGCTGCAATCAGCTCTCGCTGAATGGACTGGTCAGAAAACAGTTCCCAATGTCTTTGTGAAAGGGGAGCGCATTGGTGGCTGTGACG CAACCATGGCAATGCATGACGGTGGGAAGCTGGTGCCTCTGCTGAGCGAGGCTGGAGCAATTGCCACTGCCACGGCCACTGCAACTGCCACTCCGTCTTTGTAG
- the LOC136463873 gene encoding uncharacterized protein — protein sequence MEKQLNTQGGEEQPSPPFDKFITPSPSASEGWETEYESGEEELTSRLKKKPHGKGADFNPKDDEEHQSNEIPLRPCLLEFNEVQGTSVPKLMPTTSSEKSKRKRGQHGRHQLPTKVFAIHEVGKKGEPLEPVSVISKFSNACGVLVRERVDFNIDEWKKVDVLLKNSLWEEIKRRFTYPLDTNEELNRSYALSTCSKALRQFRWKLNQKYVKKGEMPFKEYGFITQERWDQFVRYHTSEDAMDKSEKFSLLAKRNLYPHHLGSTGYVVKKKKWRREEREAAVAGKPIEYEGLNERTRDFLKARRPKLLAQGKSKFNEPQTEEAEKKILAFVAAEQAGTFTPHREKDQLSAALGNPEHRGRVRGMSSRMSWKDAWAINTGSCRTQQGYKEKLIQETSEETMREIVIEEIRNVLTSGDPKMVQLRSQFLGKASSMELMQRTQPDQGLSVPSSSASTVNQPADDIVSCTPCSLHIPVGRKKRMMAVATGMAIPGRTFQCQPIPIDYAKVLVVDVHPNHQRLEIDLPTKEGIRYLGDAKDNLILWNRYDIVLTTASPPLPPMQLECDNDPPQGQASASGNVTVEGEAATPS from the exons ATGGAGAAGCAACTGAACACTCAAGGTGGGGAAGAACAACCTTCACCCCCGTTCGACAAATTTATTACACCGAGCCCTAGTGCAAGTGAGGGTTGGGAAACCGAATATGAGAGTGGTGAGGAGGAACTTACCTCGAGACTGAAGAAGAAACCTCATGGAAAGGGAGCAGATTTCAATCCTAAGGATGATGAAGAACACCAAAGTAACGAG ATCCCACTAAGACCCTGTCTATTGGAATTCAACGAGGTACAGGGAACCTCTGTACCTAAGCTGATGCCTACAACGTCCTCAGAGAagtctaagaggaaacgaggCCAGCACGGCAGACACCAGCTACCTACCAAGGTGTTTGCAATACACGAGGTCGGCAAAAAAGGGGAGCCCCTCGAGCCAGTCTCAGTGATTTCCAAGTTTAGTAATGCTTGTGGAGTGTTGGTCAGGGAAAGGGTGGACTTCAACATAGACGAATGGAAGAAGGTTGATGTTTTACTTAAGAATTCACTATGGGAAGAGATTAAGAGGAGATTCACATACCCACTGGACACCAATGAAGAGCTCAACAGGAGCTATGCATTGAGTACCTGTTCAAAAGCCCTGCGCCAGTTCAGGTGGAAGCTTAACCAGAAGTATGTTAAGAAGGGGGAGATGCCTTTTAAAGAATACGGGTTTATCACACAGGAAAGGTGGGACCAGTTTGTCCGATATCACACAAGTGAAGATGCTATGGACAAGAGTGAGAAGTTCTCCTTGCTAGCAAAGAGGAATCTCTACCCCCACCACCTTGGCAGTACAGGGTATgtggtgaagaaaaagaaatggcgGAGGGAAGAAAGGGAGGCAGCTGTGGCCGGCAAGCCTATAGAGTATGAGGGACTGAACGAGAGGACAAGGGACTTCCTCAAAGCCCGTAGGCCAAAGCTACTCGCGCAGGGGAAGAGTAAATTCAATGAGCCACAGACTGAGGAAGCGGAGAAAAAGATTCTAGCATTTGTTGCAGCCGAGCAAGCTGGAACATTTACTCCACATAGGGAAAAAGATCAGCTGTCGGCCGCGTTGGGCAACCCCGAGCATCGTGGCCGCGTCCGAGGCATGTCCTCGAGAATGAGCTGGAAAGACGCCTGGGCCATCAACACGGGCTCCTGTAGGACGCaacagggttacaaggaaaagtTGATCCAGGAAACCAGTGAGGAAACAATGAGGGAAATTGTGATAGAAGAGATCCGTAACGTTCTGACAAGTGGTGACCCTAAGATGGTGCAACTGAGGTCACAGTTTTTGGGCAAGGCTAGCTCGATGGAACTAATGCAACGAACGCAACCGGACCAAGGCCTGTCAGTTCCTAGCAGCTCGGCGTCGACTGTGAACCAACCAGCTGATGATATCGTCTCATGTACGCCGTGCTCATTGCATATCCCGGTCGGCAGGAAGAAGCGGATGATGGCGGTGGCCACAGGCATGGCAATCCCGGGCCGCACGTTTCAGTGCCAACCCATCCCGATCGACTACGCCAAGGTCTTGGTGGTCGATGTCCATCCTAATCACCAGAGGCTTGAGATCGACTTGCCCACCAAGGAAGGCATCCGGTACTTGGGAGATGCCAAAGACAACTTAATACTTTGGAATAGGTACGACATCGTCCTTACTACTGCATCGCCGCCACTGCCTCCCATGCAGCTGGAGTGCGACAACGATCCTCCCCAAGGTCAGGCGTCGGCGTCTGGAAACGTGACAGTCGAGGGAGAAGCAGCAACCCCGTCATGA